The stretch of DNA TTGCAATTTGTTCAAGTCAGACTTACGAAAGAGATGAGATTATTATTGGCCCAAGTGGTGATGCAGAATGATATCCTGTCATACAGTAATAACTCAAAATGATGAGTGATGAATCTCAGTTCTTTATTATGAATAGACGCTCACTCGGCTTCCTGTTCATATTTGGAAGATTTGATAAGCTGAACTGAATGGAGTTCCTATTTTACTGGCGGCTTGTTCAGTGTGAAACATTAAATACCCAGTTATATATAATTGATTCACAGGTTTTCAGATAAGGCAATGAATCTTCTAATTACTACTACATAAatacttgtctttttttcttctgcgtCATAAAATTTAAGCTGCTTGTCAGACCAGGTCATTTTATGACACTTGAATCCTTGTATATTTTCAAAGACATTTGCAGCTACTTCTGATATGGAGCAGTCAGTGAATGTTAGAAATTAATTTTCCCCTTTTTGTGCTTGACTTTTATCTCAAAATTATCCTTCTAGTGTAAAATGGtaatgatgtgttttttcttttccctcttgAAGGTCACTGAGATGGGAAAAGAGACTTTACCCTCCTGGCTATACTGGGACAAAGATAGCTGCATTCTTAGAGGTTTGGCTCTGGAGCAAGATAAAGGTGTATATCATATCATGGTGTCGGGTGAGGAGCAAAGTGAGAAGACTAGCAGCCAAGTCTTCCCCAGTACAGTCTTCTCTATTGAAGTATACCCAGAAGAACGAGCAGATACTGAGCCACCCCTGCTCACTCTTCAGTCTGATATTGGTGGCCTACAGCCTTTCACCTGTGGCCCTGAGGAACCTGTCACTGTCCTCACTGTTATCTTGGATGCTGACTTGACAAAGATGGTTGCTGAACAGAGGGTCAACTTACTGGGCAATATAAGAAAATTCTCACATGTACCACTGGAGCACATGAGGGTGGTCCCTGTCGTCAACAACCGTTTATTTGACATGTCTGCTTTCATGGCTGGACCAGGAAATGCAAAGAAGGTGGTGGAAAACGGGGCCCTACTATCATGGAAAGTTGGATGTGCTCTTGACCAGGGCAACGTTCCTGACATTAGCAGTGTCCAATCCTCAGCAAAGGATGGGACTATGTCAGCTAGGCTAGGATATCCAGTGGTTGGCTGGCACATTGTTAACAAAAAGCCCCATGGAGTTAGACGGGTCAGGCGGCAGTTGTACAATACTCCTACTCCAGTACCCTCCCTACTTCCTCCAACTATCAACCAAGAGCCCTATTCACGTGTTATTCCCACTCCAACGTCACCCTCAATTGCTCCAGCAACGGACAATTCTGCTCCCCCTGTTAGAGGCCCTTTGCCCCTTCCAGTGAACCCTACTATGAGGGTCAGAGATCAGATAGCCCACACACCTCTCTTTGGACCTCCCCAACCCACCAGAGTACTAGGAACTACAAGCACTATCCCCATTCAGCCTACCATGACACGGCCTACACTTGGGGAGGTCACTGCATTGCCAACACCACCAAGCACAACTAAAAAACCCAAGccctcttccacaaaaaaatcTAAGACTCGCAAACCCTCCACTCCAGCTCCCCGGGAACCAAAGTCCACCACTCCTAAACCACCCAAGCGCACCACAGCTTTCTCTCTGCCTCCAGAGTCAAATACAACTCCAGAGATCCGCAACCCCATTGATCAGGTTACTGCATGGGTTGGAACATACTTTGAGGTTAAGATTGCTGCCGATGCATTCTATGACCGAGAGGATGGTACTACCGACAAGCTCCGTTTGACTTTAAAGAGGACTCCCAAAGAACCAGTGAGTGAAACATCATGGATCCAGTTCAACAGCACTATCCAGCTTTTGTATGGCCTTCCAGAAGAACAGCACGAGGGGAATCATGAGTACTTCATGTTGGCCACAGATAAAGGAGGGAAGAGCATCATGGATGCATTTGAGGTTCGAGTCCACCGCTGGTCTAATAATGACAAACCTTCAGTAATGTTTACTGCTCACTTTCATGGTGACCCCAAAACTTTAAGCAATGATGTGCATAAAAAGATTCTTTTGACTAAAAAGCTGGCTTATGCCCTGGGTGACCGGAACAGCAGCACGGTGACCTTGAGGAACATTAGTAGTGGCTCAATTGTTGTGGAATGGACCAATAATAGTCTCCAGCAGAGTCCTTGTCCAAAGGACCAGATCACAATTCTCAGCAACAGGATTGCTGATCATCAAGGAAAACCTAAACTGGCCTTTATCAAAGCCATGGAGCCTGAATTCAAACCCATTATCATCTCAGTTCGTGGCACCAATAAATGCCAGAAATACACATTCATCCCACCAGGAGAGGTGCCAATGCCTGTTCTTCCTACAGCTACACCTTCACCTGGAACAGGTCGTAGGAGCAGTGATGATGTTTACCTGCATACTGTCATTCCTGCTGTAGTGGTAGCAGCCTTGCTGCTCATTGCTGGGATCATTGCTATGGTCTGCTATCGCAAGAAGCGTAAGGGGAAGATGACCATAGAGGAGCAGGCAACTTTCATCAAGAAGGGAGTTCCAATAATATTTGCAGATGAGTTGGATGATTCAAAGTCACCACCGTCCTCGAGCATTCCTCTTATCCTTCAGGAGGAAAAGCCCCCACTTCCTCCTCCAGAATACCCTAACATGTCTGGCCCCCACAGCACACTGCTAAACCAGGATCTGCTGGAGGAATATTCAGTTTATCAAGATGATGATCCTAATGCCCCACCTTACCAGCCTCCCCCACCATTTACTGTGCCCATAGAGGGCAAAGGCTCTCGCCCTAAGAACATGACCGCGTACAGGTCACCACCTCCCTACGTGCCTCCCTAACGCATACTGGGGCTTTTAGTTTGGAAAGCAGGTGCAATCTAGGGATGCTTGTTGAAAAATTACTACAGGAGTAATTTTACATGTTTAATGAACTGGCTTTGACTTTATAGAGAAGCAGGCAACCATAATCATATATCTGACCATCATGGATAAGACAATACACCATACAATTCTACTACAGGCACAGGGCGAATGGATGAAGAAGTgtttgtaaatttttttttttttttttttttttttttttgtccttcagaTCTGCTTTTGACttcttgcatatttttttttttttttttttttttttgttcttgctgAGAGGAGTCAATTTTATCTTCAATGATGTACTATTTCTATTGTATAGAAAACAataaagaagcaggaaaaactgAAGCCCACAGGGCCGTTGAGCAGATGTCACCATGACAACAGACTTGAGGCTCTTCCTCACAATGTTAATCTTTATGAGTTCTATATCACTCTTATCTGTCTTTTCGGCTAGGTTTACTAAGATTTTGCACGTGTTATTTCTAGAGGGGAATGAAATCCATAATGCCAAACTGAAagcataaaacattttatttacacaaaaatCTGTTTCTTAGACATCTTTCCTTCCCTGTTCTCTATGCTTTGCTCCCCTCTCGACAATAACATGCAAATGTTGCACTTATGCAAATTCTTGTTAAACCTTGCACTATGTGTCTTGCGCAGAATTGAAAGTATTACGTGGTAGTCCAATaaggaggggggtggggggaaatTATCCGTGAACTCATTACATGACAGAGATTCCTCTGGTACTTGATCTCAAAGGACATTACACTGATCACGCCTGTTGTAGCCGTAGCCTAATTAAGTtagaaaacaaatgattttcttttatttgttgatCTGTGCCACTGAATCTGCCTGAGATATCTGTGGTTATAAGGCAAATTTTGGAGGGTTGCTGGATAACAATGGGGCCATAGGAATGCTGTGCTTTAGAGCAGTATAAGTAATGTACTCGATGAGGTGGATCCACTGTCTTATATTCAGTTGGTTTTGTTGGcatgggggtgggtgggtgtaaGAGAGTACTGTATTATCACTGCTCTGCCTCTAGGTGTTGCACTGTTATGTTTTAGTGCACTGCCTGTTGTCAGTTCAGATGAGGCATGGGGACAAGGGGATGTACATAATTGTGTGCCTGTGAAATTAAACCACTCCATAATGTCAGTGTTTTATCAGTAAACCTAGTTGGGCAAAGGGAGGGCCAGAGTgggaaatgattttattttttaattgtatgtCTAGATTTATGACcacaatcataaaaaaaaaaaagactttatagTTTGTGAGGGTATAAAACGTTTACTTGCCCATCACAAAAAAAGCATTATCTCAATATGATGGGGAACAAAGAAACCACTATGTGAATTATGTACATTTCATATCTGATATCACCATaagaaaaatggttaaaaatctAATGTTTTTACTGAGTTTTTGATACAGTCTTAAACTTGttttatgaaaatatattaataaaatgtaatactATTTGTAAAGCCTCAAGGACGGTGTACAGTCCCATTTATTTGAGAACATGGTGCCgcattaaacatgttttcaatgaagatgtgtctgtgtgtattacaGGGTCGATAAACAATTTGTAACAAAGTAGGATGTAAAATATGGTGCTTTTACATGCAGTACATTATATACTCACCCGATGCttttattaagtacaccttACAGTGCTAAAACTTAATGCTCAGCGAGGTGCTGGAAAGGTTCCTCAGATTTTCGTCCACATTGACATGATCACATCATACAGTTGGTGCAGATTTGCAGATGCTAACTTCCCATTCTGCTGCATTCCAAAGGTGCCCTATTGCATTGATATCTGGTgactggaggccatttgagtacagtgaacacaTCATGattaagaaaccagtttgaggtggtttgagctttgtggcatggtgTGTTATTCTGCTGCAAGCAGCCATTGaaagatgggcacactgtggtcataaaggggtgGACATGCTCACCAACAATACTCTGGCAGGCTgtagcatttaaaaaatgctcatgtggtactaaggggccaaaagtgtgtcaagaaaatatcccccacaccattacaccacctgcagcctgaactgttgatagaaagcaggatggatccatgctttcaggttgtttatgccaaattctgacaaCAAAGTCAAAATGTCTCCGCATAAATTGGGACGCTTTAGACCAGGCAACATTGTTCCAGCCCTCTAATGCCCAATTTTGGTGATCCTGAGCGAATTGTAgccttagtttcctgttcttagctgagagGACTGGcactcagtgtggtcttctgctgtatCCCATCTCCTTCAAAGTTCAATGTGCTGTGTGCTCAGCGATGCTGCTGTGCATACCTTGTAACAAATGatttgccttcctgtcagctcgaagcagtctggccattatCGATATTTTCTCTTCggaccattttctgtaaaccctagaaatgtatgtgctggaaaatcccagtagatcagcagggtcagaaatactcagaccagcccatctggcatcaacaaccatgTCACATTCATAGTCAATTAAATCGTCttccttccccattctgatgctcagtttgaacttcagcaggttgtcctGGTTATGTATTTATACCtgaatgcattgagttgctgtcatATGATTGATTAGTTATGttcattaatgagcagttgaacaggtatacctaatgaTGTGAGTGTATTTACACTGTTAAAAGCAATGATGCCTTTTTGTTGCACATCAACTCAGGTAAAACGAAAGGTTGCGTTTAAATTTGAGTCAGTGGAGTAGATACTGCTGCAGTCTTATGTCACATTCTTGACAGTTTACGCAAGCATGCTACATTTGGCTCCAATAGTTGGCTGGATCTGTAACATGAGCTATGCTCTTTTTGTTGTAATAAACCAAGTACACAGCAAGCAGCCCCTGTGAGACGGCGTGATATTTTAAGAGAAAGGCTCTCTTTCTGTGGCATTTCGGTgggcagtttttctttttttagcctcTGTGCTCCTACGTCTCTTGGAGAAATATCAATAACAATGACTAATATCTGCTTTCAAATTCCTTTAGTAGAGAGTTGTTGTTACAATGGCTTATTCAAAAAAGGTCAAAAACAGCTTCATTGTTTGGTGACATGTTGCAGACCCATGCTGCTTTTGAAAACGtatattttcaaatgaaaatacATGACATTTTGATTGGTTCTTGCGTAGTCTGAGGAAAATCATTTAACTGCTGTGAAACCTCATGGCAAAGGTGTACACCAGTTAATATTTGAGGtactttatattctttttttaatcttttgatAGGattgcaaagaaagaaaggtcTCTTCATTTTTAGCGCTGTGTTATACCCACGACTTTGTTTGAACCAGTCATGTATCAGTAGTAGGTGAAGGTTTATGTAGACAATGTCcatgaatttaaaaaactaCATTATAAATTTTTTTGGCAGTTCTGTAATTATGCTCTCATTTGCTCAGTCTCACCAGTCTCTATTACACATAATTGATAATTATGAGGTGAATTATGTTACAAATTGAAGGTAATAATCATTTATCAGCTATCCAACAACCATCTAACTGTGGGCGACTGATTCATTTACAGGAGATATTAGTGGCCTGCACTTAAAAGCTCTGTTTCCTTCAAGCACTAACTGTGTGATTGAATATGGCACAGattagccacaacattaaaaccccTGACAGGTGAAGTGTGTAACATTGATTAACTCATTTCAACGCAATGTTATGTTAGAAACTTGGCTCCTGGCAGTCATGTGTATGCTGCTTACCACCCAGCTAAATATTGCATGCCAAGAGCCTAGCCTTCAAGGCAAAGCTGCTCCCTGATGGCCAGACATTGTACCTCAGAGCACTGCAAAAACTGCCTAAGGATCATGACAGAGAGCCCAAAAAGTCCAAACTCCCCAGATCCCAATCCAAACAAGCTCCCACAGGGTGCACCTGAACAAGCCTCATGTTTTCTTGGCTCGGGGGAGACCTACACAACATCAGACAGGTAATTTTAATGTCGTGGCTGTACTGTTTATAAATATGAAGACATGCCAGCCCTTCTTGCAGTAATATCAGTCATGATGTCAGATTTTTATTAACTTGAGACCATTTTTACATGGCATGGAGCACaagggtaaaaaaaagaaattaaaaacagcagttAGGCTTTAGGCCACCAAGTATCACAAAGTATATTCAAGTCTTCTATCCTACATTTTAACATAGGATAAAGACTCCAGTGGCTTTTGCCTGTAAGGGGAAAATTGTCCAAACAATACCAGCAAAATGCCCCCCTTGCAGCATACTGACTGTAatgattttttaatttgtcccatTTTTACATGTTGatagaattctgacttttttcatagttttgaaaaaaagcctttttagaATTCTGAAAACAGTCATGACCCAAATGAATTTATTAAAGTTAAAACACAAATGAGAGCATAAATACAGCCTTTGGGTGAACTTTTCCCTATTCATTATGGAATTCTCTCTCAAAGATGGCTCAGTTATTTTCAGTGACACTGTTTGTGTTTACTAAACTATTAACACCCGCAGGATCACCGCTGGCCCTTTTTGTTCAACGATGACAAAAAGCTTTTGGATGTGCAGTTGTGGGATGagaacaccactgtgctgctgacCAGTAAAGAGTCACAGTTTCTTATGTAACTGACAGCAGCTCTGGACTTGAGGAAAGGCAGTGAACACAAGAAGagtttgtgtctttttcttgacttaaaaaaaaaaaaaaagaattttaaaacacaaactgaatCTTGTTTGGTaaaatgcacaaatttgctAAACGTTGCGAAGGACTTGAAACAAAGTGACAGCACACACGGGTCTGCTTTCTATTTTTACTCCAGGTGAAGACTTACTAATTGCTACAGCTGAGTGATTTGATTCTAGAAATGGAGCTGAGCTGATCGATAAATAGCTGTAATAGTAGGGTGCGTCAAAATGTGGAGTTGAGGCTATTTTATGCCCTGCCAATCTCTCGCTTCATCAGCCTCCCCCACTGCACTCATTAATAATGTACCGGGAATGAAAGTTAATGTATGTGATGAAAAATGCATAAGCTCATGAAAACTGAACTGACCTTTCAGTTGTTGATGTGTCTGATGCACTTTACTCGAAAACCTGCTGTTGCGGTTGCTTtgcagctctgcacacaaaGCCACTAATCTCATTTATTTCTGGACTTTTCATTTCTAAAATGAGAGCGCCTACAGCTGTAGATACAGATCGATACAAATGCTTGACTTTATGGCTTTAGTTATTGAAATTCTTTTACACGTATCTTTATGTCCACATTAGATGTTTATGCAACACCCGCAGTATCTGTTAATCAAAACTACTGTTTTGCAAGTGTGTTTATAATTCCTGTGGTCTCAACAACTTCTAATTACACCGGCAGCCATGCTAAGCCAGGCTGTTATTATACATAGGAGGGTAATTATTTCCATTGCACTGTATTATTGACACAAACTTTTCTcttgattaaaaaggaaaaactaatCAGTCATTGTATGTACCCTAGTGTTGAGGGGGCGGTAAGGCGATCTGCTACTTAGCACTGGAAATAGCAGAGAGGGTATGATGGTGGGCAGCACCATGTGATACGGACAGCTTAGTAATAGGCCTCATTAGATGCCCAAAGCCCAAGAAATGTGGCACTCTGTTTCCCATTAGGAAGAAAGCACCACaataaaaaacataataacaatgAAGGATAATTGTCAGGGAAACACAGGGTGTATATTTCAAATATTATTATAGGCAATCCATAAAAATGTCTTGCATATAGCCATATTAGATCATGCAGAATGTGCTGTGACAGTATCTATAAAAAGAGGTAGACTTTAACCTCAGCATTCAAGGTACTAGAATATTAAAAATGCTGCCAGGCAAAACGAAACCGAACAAAAGGCAAGCCTGTTAAAGCCAAAAAACACTGTCAATAGTCACAACAtgttaaaaacattcaaattttaaaatagcaaaataaaCATACCTTCACAGACTTGTAGGGACACAAGTACAATCACTGTCAACAGAAGAAGAGACTTCTCTTTACCATTAGTTTTGTGAGATAACTACACCTAGTATCCTGCTAGCTGAGAGCTAATTGGCTGTGGCTTCACGtcaacactgattttttttaatttttttttttttatctcatc from Archocentrus centrarchus isolate MPI-CPG fArcCen1 chromosome 7, fArcCen1, whole genome shotgun sequence encodes:
- the LOC115783311 gene encoding dystroglycan-like, whose protein sequence is MWPLQLFIDIWAAQRPIAMHYKRRDMSCGDAGGSKLISCRTIPLIMGLLATLTQGTVPEQQGTLVEMISVELEASMQSSVLSEFNAAASSVGEGPPTAVPDSSAKNGGVHTSIPDSSANVGQVFQLKVPPGPAHAGCSIQVTEMGKETLPSWLYWDKDSCILRGLALEQDKGVYHIMVSGEEQSEKTSSQVFPSTVFSIEVYPEERADTEPPLLTLQSDIGGLQPFTCGPEEPVTVLTVILDADLTKMVAEQRVNLLGNIRKFSHVPLEHMRVVPVVNNRLFDMSAFMAGPGNAKKVVENGALLSWKVGCALDQGNVPDISSVQSSAKDGTMSARLGYPVVGWHIVNKKPHGVRRVRRQLYNTPTPVPSLLPPTINQEPYSRVIPTPTSPSIAPATDNSAPPVRGPLPLPVNPTMRVRDQIAHTPLFGPPQPTRVLGTTSTIPIQPTMTRPTLGEVTALPTPPSTTKKPKPSSTKKSKTRKPSTPAPREPKSTTPKPPKRTTAFSLPPESNTTPEIRNPIDQVTAWVGTYFEVKIAADAFYDREDGTTDKLRLTLKRTPKEPVSETSWIQFNSTIQLLYGLPEEQHEGNHEYFMLATDKGGKSIMDAFEVRVHRWSNNDKPSVMFTAHFHGDPKTLSNDVHKKILLTKKLAYALGDRNSSTVTLRNISSGSIVVEWTNNSLQQSPCPKDQITILSNRIADHQGKPKLAFIKAMEPEFKPIIISVRGTNKCQKYTFIPPGEVPMPVLPTATPSPGTGRRSSDDVYLHTVIPAVVVAALLLIAGIIAMVCYRKKRKGKMTIEEQATFIKKGVPIIFADELDDSKSPPSSSIPLILQEEKPPLPPPEYPNMSGPHSTLLNQDLLEEYSVYQDDDPNAPPYQPPPPFTVPIEGKGSRPKNMTAYRSPPPYVPP